A window of Lagopus muta isolate bLagMut1 chromosome 14, bLagMut1 primary, whole genome shotgun sequence contains these coding sequences:
- the LOC125700431 gene encoding neuropeptide Y receptor type 6-like: MDEAILHPSEILPNQTMPNSSYSHFLNFDTCQPSFPAVFLLITAYILVTTVGLFGNLCLIVIIKRQKEAQNVTNILIANLSLSDVLICIMCIPVTAAYTLMDYWIFGEAMCKISSFIQSISVTVSILSLVLIAIERYQLIVNPRGWKPNTSHAYWGIIFIWVFSLMISTPFLIFHQLTDEPFKHLSFHSDFYKNKVACIEAWPSITERLIFTTSLLLLQYCFPLGFILICYLKIFVCLRRRHSKIDRMRENESRLSENKRINLMLISIVATFAACWLPLNIFNVVFDWNHEALMSCNHNLAFTLCHLVAMISTCINPIFYGFLNKNFQKDLIGLVYHCRCSASQEEYENIALSNLQTDVSKGSLKLNNHPPENA, encoded by the coding sequence ATGGATGAAGCCATTCTGCATCCTTCAGAGATTTTACCTAATCAAACTATGCCAAACAGCAGTTATTCTCACTTTTTGAACTTTGATACATGTCAACCTTCCTTCCCTGCAGTATTCTTGCTTATTACAGCCTACATATTAGTTACAACGGTGGGGCTTTTTGGAAACCTTTGCCTGATTGTTATCataaagagacagaaagaagctCAAAATGTTACAAACATTCTGATTGCCAACCTCTCCTTATCGGATGTGTTGATCTGTATCATGTGTATTCCTGTCACAGCTGCATACACTTTGATGGATTACTGGATATTTGGGGAAGCTATGTGTAAAATAAGCTCTTTCATACAAAGTATATCTGTCACAGTCTCCATTTTGTCACTTGTACTGATTGCTATCGAGCGATACCAGTTAATTGTAAATCCTCGTGGCTGGAAGCCTAATACCTCACATGCTTACTGgggaattattttcatttgggtCTTTTCACTCATGATatccaccccttttttaatatttcaccAACTAACTGATGAACCCTTCAAGCACCTGTCCTTCCACAGCGACTTCTACAAGAACAAAGTGGCGTGCATCGAGGCCTGGCCTTCCATTACTGAACGGCTGATCTTCACCACCagtctgctgcttctccagtaCTGCTTCCCCCTGGGGTTTATCCTCATCTGCTATCTCAAGATATTTGTATGCCTCCGGCGGAGACACAGTAAAATagataggatgagagagaatgagagcaggttgagtgaaaacaaaaggattAATCTGATGCTGATATCAATTGTTGCCACCTTTGCAGCTTGCTGGTTGCCTCTCAATATATTCAATGTTGTTTTTGACTGGAACCACGAGGCACTGATGAGCTGTAATCATAACCTAGCATTTACACTGTGCCACCTCGTGGCCATGATCTCAACATGTATCAATCCCATCTTTTATGGATTTCTCaacaagaattttcagaaggatttGATAGGGCTTGTTTATCACTGCAGGTGTTCAGCATCACAAGAGGAGTATGAGAACATCGCCCTTTCAAATCTGCAAACTGATGTGTCCAAGGGATCTCTGAAATTAAACAACCACCCTCCTGAGAATGCCTAA